The following coding sequences lie in one Steroidobacter denitrificans genomic window:
- a CDS encoding ribbon-helix-helix domain-containing protein: MSRTTTTTMTVRLSGALSDFVAANVGEHGAYENVSEYMRDLIRRDKERQEKEAFERLKAELTHAYAAPESSYQRLTAAEVIARNQT, from the coding sequence ATGTCCCGAACCACCACGACGACCATGACGGTTCGCCTCAGCGGCGCTCTCAGCGACTTCGTCGCTGCGAACGTCGGTGAGCATGGCGCCTACGAGAACGTCAGCGAATACATGCGGGATCTGATTCGCCGCGACAAGGAACGCCAAGAGAAGGAAGCGTTCGAGCGGCTGAAGGCCGAACTGACCCATGCCTATGCGGCCCCGGAATCCTCGTATCAGCGATTGACCGCGGCGGAGGTCATCGCGCGCAACCAGACCTGA
- a CDS encoding helix-turn-helix domain-containing protein has translation MSHPLVTAGQLGSMLQAARKAQGLTQSALASRIGLSQSRVSHLELNAHELSVEQLLAWCAALGLELAVGTRAKAAVSTATTDW, from the coding sequence ATGTCACATCCTCTGGTCACCGCCGGCCAACTTGGGTCGATGCTGCAGGCCGCGCGTAAGGCCCAAGGGCTGACCCAGTCGGCCCTGGCTAGCCGTATCGGCTTAAGCCAGTCGCGTGTCTCTCATCTCGAACTCAATGCCCACGAGCTGAGCGTGGAGCAACTCCTTGCATGGTGTGCAGCGCTGGGCTTGGAGTTGGCCGTGGGGACGCGGGCCAAGGCCGCAGTGTCGACGGCGACCACGGATTGGTGA
- a CDS encoding type II toxin-antitoxin system HipA family toxin: MGRRSHSRSLSIWTNGLRVGRWTIPARGEVELQYDSGWMGADIGRPLSLSLPFNLQNLPVKGEKVANYFDNLLPDSDAIRRRVAERFRTGSTEPFDLLKAIGRDCVGAVQILDEDEVPSDFDQIEGVPLSEEDIERHLIETVSPQAFAAGRDPDADFRISLAGAQEKTAFLWWGGQWLAPRGATPTSHIFKLPLGLMGGRRADFSTSVDNEWLCLRVLKAYGLPVADASIATFGRQRVLVVERFDRRAAPNGQWLMRLPQEDFCQVEGCSPLRKYENEGGPGLKALFGTLRQSVNAEADMRTLMAAQVLFWLLRAPDGHAKNFSIQLLARGRFQLTPLYDVMSVYPVLGDGPNQWSPYGIKLAMALLGKNRHYEMQDVQRRHFNSTAQKVGYASTAEPIIEELLARTPAAIAEVQAELPQGFSSRVCDAILGGLEQAARTLGGMAP, translated from the coding sequence ATGGGGCGTCGATCGCACAGCCGCAGCCTGTCCATTTGGACCAACGGTCTTCGCGTGGGCCGATGGACGATTCCCGCTCGCGGCGAGGTGGAACTGCAGTACGATTCGGGCTGGATGGGGGCTGATATCGGCCGACCGCTGTCGTTATCGCTGCCGTTCAATCTGCAGAACCTGCCGGTCAAGGGTGAGAAGGTCGCCAATTACTTCGACAACCTGTTGCCGGACAGCGATGCGATCCGACGCCGCGTAGCCGAGCGATTCAGGACGGGCTCGACCGAGCCGTTCGACTTGCTGAAGGCCATCGGGCGCGATTGCGTCGGCGCAGTCCAGATCCTGGACGAGGATGAGGTGCCCAGCGACTTCGATCAAATCGAGGGCGTGCCTCTGTCCGAGGAAGACATCGAGCGGCATCTTATCGAAACCGTTTCGCCGCAGGCCTTCGCTGCGGGCCGAGATCCGGATGCGGACTTCCGCATCTCGCTGGCCGGTGCGCAGGAGAAGACGGCTTTCCTGTGGTGGGGCGGGCAATGGCTGGCGCCGCGTGGCGCCACACCGACGAGCCACATCTTCAAGCTTCCGCTCGGCTTGATGGGTGGGCGGCGGGCGGACTTCAGCACGTCCGTCGATAACGAATGGCTGTGCTTGCGGGTGCTGAAAGCCTACGGATTGCCCGTGGCCGATGCCAGCATCGCGACCTTCGGCCGGCAACGTGTGCTGGTGGTGGAGCGTTTCGACCGGCGCGCAGCACCCAATGGGCAATGGCTCATGCGTCTGCCACAGGAAGACTTTTGCCAGGTCGAGGGCTGCTCGCCATTGCGCAAGTATGAGAACGAGGGCGGTCCAGGGCTCAAGGCTCTGTTCGGCACGCTGCGGCAATCGGTAAACGCCGAGGCCGACATGAGGACGTTGATGGCGGCGCAGGTGCTGTTCTGGTTGCTGCGGGCGCCCGATGGCCATGCCAAGAATTTCAGCATCCAGCTTCTGGCACGCGGTCGTTTCCAGTTGACGCCGCTGTACGATGTGATGTCGGTGTACCCGGTGTTGGGCGATGGTCCCAACCAGTGGTCGCCGTATGGGATCAAGTTGGCGATGGCCTTGCTCGGCAAGAACCGGCACTACGAGATGCAAGATGTCCAGCGCAGGCACTTCAACAGCACGGCGCAGAAGGTTGGCTACGCATCGACCGCTGAGCCGATCATCGAAGAACTTCTGGCTCGTACTCCCGCGGCCATTGCCGAAGTGCAAGCCGAATTGCCACAGGGCTTCTCATCGCGTGTCTGCGATGCCATCCTGGGCGGGCTTGAGCAGGCGGCCAGAACACTTGGTGGGATGGCGCCGTAA
- a CDS encoding NAD(P)/FAD-dependent oxidoreductase codes for MAHVIVMGAGIGGVPAALELRKKLSKKHRVTLIGSSPYFEFTPSNPWIAVGWRKPDNVRVDLRSPMDKKGIAWIPQLVQSIDASTNTLSLNNGQVVSYDYLVIATGPKLAFEEVPGLGPDGHTHSVCTQAHAMAAWTAYQHFVTDPGPVVIGATPGASCFGPAYEFAMILDTDLRKRKVRDRVPMTFVTSEPYIGHMGLGGVGDSKGLMESELRKRDIKWITNAKILAASANQLKATEVNEDGQVRKEHELPIKFSMVIPAFKGIDPVAAVPDLCNPRGLVLIDEYQRAKAYRNIFAAGVCVAIPPVESTPVPVGAPKTGYMIESMVSAICENIAAELANKPAQARATWNAICLADFGDTGAAFVALPQIPPRNVTWAKEGKWVHLAKIAFEKYFLHKVRTGSVTPIYEKYVLKALGIVSLREVHKQEE; via the coding sequence ATGGCACATGTAATCGTCATGGGTGCTGGTATCGGTGGAGTTCCGGCGGCGCTTGAACTGCGCAAGAAGCTCAGCAAGAAACATCGCGTCACATTGATCGGCAGTTCACCGTACTTCGAGTTCACCCCGTCGAACCCCTGGATCGCCGTGGGTTGGCGAAAGCCCGACAATGTGCGCGTGGACTTGCGATCGCCCATGGATAAAAAAGGCATCGCATGGATACCGCAGCTCGTGCAATCGATCGATGCGTCGACGAACACGCTCAGTCTCAACAACGGGCAGGTGGTCAGCTACGATTATCTGGTGATCGCTACCGGCCCTAAGCTCGCCTTTGAGGAAGTGCCGGGACTCGGTCCTGACGGACACACGCACTCCGTCTGTACACAGGCTCATGCGATGGCCGCATGGACGGCATACCAACACTTCGTGACAGACCCAGGACCGGTCGTGATCGGCGCCACACCCGGTGCCAGTTGCTTCGGACCCGCGTATGAGTTCGCAATGATTCTCGACACCGATCTACGCAAGCGTAAAGTGCGTGACCGAGTGCCGATGACCTTCGTCACAAGCGAACCCTATATCGGTCATATGGGCCTCGGCGGCGTGGGCGATAGCAAGGGCCTGATGGAGTCTGAGCTGCGAAAACGGGATATCAAATGGATAACAAACGCCAAAATCCTCGCAGCCTCGGCAAACCAACTGAAAGCGACCGAGGTGAATGAGGACGGTCAAGTCCGCAAGGAACACGAGTTGCCGATCAAGTTCTCGATGGTGATCCCGGCCTTCAAGGGCATAGATCCTGTCGCGGCGGTACCAGATCTGTGTAACCCGCGCGGACTCGTATTGATCGATGAGTATCAGCGCGCCAAGGCATATCGAAATATTTTTGCCGCCGGCGTCTGCGTCGCCATCCCTCCTGTCGAATCGACCCCGGTGCCAGTCGGTGCGCCCAAAACAGGTTACATGATCGAGTCGATGGTGAGCGCAATCTGTGAAAATATCGCCGCGGAACTCGCTAACAAGCCGGCGCAAGCGCGCGCAACATGGAATGCGATCTGCCTGGCCGATTTCGGCGACACTGGCGCGGCGTTCGTCGCCTTGCCGCAGATTCCACCTCGCAATGTGACGTGGGCGAAAGAAGGCAAATGGGTGCATCTGGCAAAGATCGCTTTCGAGAAATACTTCTTGCATAAGGTGCGGACCGGTTCGGTAACACCCATCTACGAGAAGTATGTACTCAAGGCACTCGGGATTGTATCGCTACGCGAGGTGCACAAGCAGGAGGAGTAA
- a CDS encoding DUF302 domain-containing protein — MNITYGFGKVVGLPFDQAIERVTQLLRNEGFGVLTDIDVAATFKKKLGKDISPYRILGACNPTLADRAIALEPSIGLLLPCNVLVRQDEKQQVHVEFMDPIAVLALVQRADVEPVAREVRARLERILEAL, encoded by the coding sequence GTGAATATTACCTATGGATTTGGAAAGGTTGTCGGACTCCCGTTCGATCAGGCCATTGAGCGCGTCACACAGCTCTTGCGGAACGAGGGATTCGGTGTTTTGACGGATATCGATGTCGCAGCGACTTTCAAGAAGAAGCTGGGCAAAGATATATCCCCATATCGAATTCTCGGGGCGTGTAATCCGACCCTGGCCGATCGGGCAATCGCCTTGGAACCCTCGATCGGGCTGCTGCTACCGTGCAATGTCCTCGTGCGCCAGGATGAGAAGCAACAGGTTCATGTTGAATTCATGGATCCCATTGCGGTGCTCGCTCTTGTCCAACGGGCCGATGTCGAACCTGTTGCACGCGAAGTACGAGCCAGGCTGGAGCGAATCTTAGAGGCGCTGTAA
- a CDS encoding DUF3617 domain-containing protein gives MHKVKIPFLAAVMVTAALLTSTLAAAQQPDGYIAGEKWRMKMSMSMEGFSMPAMTSEVCTPLDKGADEPSVPVDGNCQVSNYKRSGNTESFRMVCGGPNPMEGTMEITRDGPDQYRGKMIAKSKDGEMTMHYEGTRLPGSCDAAEVTRAANKAIAQQEAQIAKAQAEICKNARQSVVFGAGAFSGTNPQCTNAADKQAFCTAARSYDGFGQLLYTDQEYARLGSEQRLATSAAAACGFDAVAHRSQLCSGAQGAGQWGFLARNCSELADVLASRECAGRAFTGADSVAPEFRDFCSAYALGSNAPPPGIDTAGGVGPAGQPAGSVDPQDGEGSQSVSEKAKESVKESLNKLRGILRR, from the coding sequence ATGCATAAGGTCAAGATCCCCTTCCTGGCTGCCGTCATGGTCACGGCTGCCTTGCTGACGAGTACGCTGGCGGCCGCGCAACAGCCCGACGGCTACATCGCCGGCGAGAAATGGCGCATGAAGATGTCGATGTCCATGGAGGGCTTCTCCATGCCTGCCATGACCAGCGAGGTCTGCACCCCGCTCGACAAGGGTGCAGATGAGCCGTCGGTCCCGGTGGATGGCAACTGCCAAGTGTCGAACTATAAGCGCTCAGGCAACACCGAGAGTTTTCGCATGGTGTGCGGGGGACCCAATCCCATGGAAGGTACCATGGAGATCACTCGCGACGGGCCAGATCAGTATCGTGGCAAGATGATCGCAAAGAGCAAGGATGGCGAAATGACGATGCACTACGAGGGCACAAGATTACCTGGTTCGTGTGATGCCGCCGAAGTCACTCGCGCCGCGAACAAGGCAATCGCACAGCAGGAAGCGCAGATCGCCAAGGCGCAGGCCGAAATCTGCAAGAATGCCAGACAGAGCGTTGTCTTTGGCGCCGGCGCGTTCAGCGGTACGAATCCGCAATGCACCAATGCCGCGGACAAGCAGGCTTTCTGCACCGCGGCGCGCAGCTACGACGGCTTTGGCCAGCTGCTTTACACGGATCAGGAATACGCCAGACTCGGGTCGGAGCAGCGTCTCGCCACCAGCGCCGCCGCCGCTTGCGGCTTCGATGCCGTCGCTCACAGAAGTCAGCTTTGCAGCGGAGCGCAGGGTGCCGGTCAATGGGGTTTTCTTGCGCGCAACTGCTCCGAGCTGGCCGATGTGCTCGCAAGCCGTGAGTGCGCCGGACGCGCGTTCACCGGCGCCGATTCAGTCGCTCCGGAGTTCCGCGATTTCTGCAGCGCCTATGCACTGGGTAGCAATGCACCACCGCCGGGCATCGATACGGCCGGCGGTGTCGGTCCGGCCGGTCAGCCCGCCGGCTCTGTTGATCCCCAGGACGGCGAAGGTTCGCAATCCGTCAGCGAAAAAGCCAAGGAAAGCGTCAAGGAATCCTTGAACAAGCTGCGCGGTATCCTCAGGCGCTGA
- a CDS encoding D-alanyl-D-alanine carboxypeptidase family protein, translated as MADGELLWARNADAIRPPASLAKLMTALVLLAHDWDPDATIITSRTAAGIEGSRLGLRAGERLRAGDAFTALLVRSANDACVALAEHMAGSLAAFAALMNARAAAMGLQESHFVHPCGLDAPGQGSSARDLLQVAAEAMQLSEVARAVALTDAVVTTLDGRRLFMHTGNHLLGRTRGVEGIKSGYTGKAGKCLIALAHRDGHAVWLVMLNAPERWFTAQGMIDAAFARVADREGRGE; from the coding sequence GTGGCTGATGGCGAACTGCTGTGGGCACGCAACGCGGATGCTATCCGCCCGCCGGCCTCTCTCGCCAAGCTGATGACCGCGCTGGTGCTGCTCGCGCACGACTGGGATCCGGATGCCACGATCATCACCAGCCGCACCGCCGCTGGCATCGAGGGTTCGCGCCTGGGTTTACGTGCGGGCGAGCGATTGCGCGCCGGTGATGCCTTTACGGCCTTACTGGTGCGTTCGGCCAACGATGCCTGCGTGGCGCTGGCAGAGCATATGGCTGGGTCGCTGGCGGCCTTTGCCGCCCTGATGAATGCCAGAGCAGCCGCGATGGGATTGCAGGAGTCGCACTTCGTGCATCCCTGCGGCCTGGATGCACCCGGGCAGGGCAGTTCGGCTCGTGACTTGCTGCAGGTCGCCGCAGAGGCCATGCAATTGTCTGAAGTGGCGCGCGCGGTAGCGCTCACGGATGCCGTTGTCACGACCCTCGACGGGCGACGCCTGTTCATGCATACGGGCAACCATCTGCTGGGCCGCACTCGCGGTGTAGAAGGCATCAAGAGCGGCTACACCGGCAAGGCCGGCAAATGCCTCATCGCGCTGGCGCACCGCGACGGACATGCGGTGTGGCTGGTGATGCTGAATGCGCCCGAGCGCTGGTTCACAGCCCAGGGCATGATCGATGCAGCCTTTGCAAGAGTTGCCGATCGCGAGGGCAGGGGGGAATGA
- a CDS encoding tetratricopeptide repeat protein: MNLAGLNAARYWLSLALAAATLSLYLPSLAADFQFDDYLVIVRDTRVQSFTAWLVSMPGMRPLLKLSYALGHEFGHGPRGFRLVNILVHGANACLVLRLFERASLRHGLAPAAALGVAAATALLFAFHPVQTEAVTYISGRSSSLSALACLAALSAWLRAVENPSSGQGMRWWAALFFVFALAVKESSLVLPVILLCWWLAQPNPPAARVAWRASTPMLALCLAGTAVLFALPAFRQLVLDALSRRSLWQNLLLQAEAIPYLAGQLLALGSMNPDPDLPMPSGLTPSIALRLALLLLLVGGAVAFRRRYPAFAFATLWFFAWLLPTHSLLPREDPVNDRQLYLAMAGPVWFVIFSSWYIIDRWRTRVSACCSISSTVAAMLVLAIVAAVLAAATYTHNRAYATETSFWEDVAAKSPHKPRVLNNLGYAYALACRDGEAATMFERVIALDPGNTLAQVNLDLLRKGLLRGRQAVPCPPSGVGPPPESGSDARHQRG; this comes from the coding sequence ATGAACCTTGCGGGGCTGAACGCCGCGCGATATTGGCTTTCGCTTGCGCTGGCAGCCGCAACCCTCTCTCTCTACCTGCCCAGCCTGGCTGCAGATTTTCAGTTTGATGATTATCTCGTCATCGTCCGCGACACGCGCGTACAGTCGTTCACTGCGTGGCTTGTCTCGATGCCCGGCATGCGCCCCCTGCTCAAGCTCAGCTATGCGCTGGGGCATGAGTTTGGTCACGGCCCGCGGGGGTTTCGCCTGGTGAACATCCTCGTACATGGCGCGAACGCCTGCCTGGTGTTGCGCCTGTTCGAACGGGCTTCACTACGGCACGGTCTCGCTCCGGCTGCCGCTCTGGGTGTGGCTGCGGCGACGGCGTTGTTGTTTGCCTTCCATCCGGTACAGACCGAAGCTGTCACCTATATTTCAGGGCGCTCCAGCAGCCTCTCGGCGCTTGCCTGCCTGGCCGCGTTGTCGGCATGGCTACGAGCCGTGGAAAACCCGTCCTCTGGGCAGGGCATGCGCTGGTGGGCGGCATTGTTTTTCGTATTTGCACTGGCGGTGAAGGAGTCCTCGCTGGTTCTGCCGGTGATACTGCTGTGCTGGTGGCTCGCGCAGCCCAACCCTCCGGCCGCGCGTGTGGCGTGGCGGGCGTCGACACCCATGCTCGCACTGTGCCTTGCCGGCACTGCCGTGCTGTTTGCTCTGCCGGCCTTTCGGCAGCTCGTGCTGGATGCTCTGTCACGCCGCTCGCTGTGGCAGAACCTGTTGCTACAGGCAGAAGCCATTCCTTATCTCGCCGGGCAACTGCTGGCGCTCGGCAGCATGAACCCCGATCCGGATCTACCCATGCCTTCCGGATTGACACCGAGCATCGCATTGCGGCTTGCCCTGCTGCTGCTGCTCGTGGGCGGCGCCGTCGCGTTTCGCAGGCGATATCCAGCGTTTGCGTTTGCCACGCTGTGGTTCTTTGCTTGGTTGTTGCCTACACACTCGCTGTTGCCACGCGAGGATCCGGTGAATGATCGCCAGCTTTATCTTGCAATGGCGGGGCCGGTGTGGTTTGTAATATTCTCGAGCTGGTACATCATCGACCGGTGGCGTACACGAGTATCTGCATGTTGCTCCATATCCTCCACCGTGGCGGCAATGCTTGTGCTTGCCATCGTCGCTGCAGTGCTTGCTGCTGCCACATACACTCATAATCGCGCATACGCCACGGAAACGAGCTTCTGGGAGGACGTGGCCGCTAAATCCCCGCACAAGCCGCGTGTGCTGAACAACCTCGGTTATGCTTACGCATTGGCGTGCCGCGACGGCGAAGCCGCGACGATGTTCGAACGTGTCATTGCGCTGGATCCGGGAAACACCCTGGCACAGGTCAACCTTGATCTGCTGCGCAAGGGCCTGTTGCGAGGCCGTCAGGCCGTGCCGTGCCCGCCTTCGGGTGTCGGGCCGCCGCCAGAGTCAGGATCCGACGCTAGGCATCAGCGCGGATAA
- a CDS encoding Na+/H+ antiporter encodes MHTVEIVLLVLLLGAVTGIAARYLRAIPLPLIQIGLGALLSWPQDGLHIAFDPELFLALFIPPLLFADGWRIPKRDFFALQAPILRLALGLVLFTVLGLGTLIHWIIPGIPLGVAFALAAVVSPTDAVAVSAITRNLGMPARTMHMLQGESLLNDASGLVALKFAVAVTLTGTFSWTAAAQEFLWLALGGLGVGVLLGKGFAVARETVTRRVGDVAATQMVLLMVLLPFAAYLLSEYIGVSGILAAVAAGFTTSYADLRRSSFITERIQSEGVWTVMETAFNGAAFLLLGLQLPSILGRTLEAAGGQWWLPIGQALAISGGLLGLRWIWLSLGVRSSLWRVHERGHMPERPSPLLTLAATLAGIRGAVTLAGALSVPLLMSDGTLFPARDQLIYLATGTILCTLVIGSIGLPLALRRLPPAGEPLSAREDREARLAACRAVIEFLARPPPDAPAGDPAWRVQHQEAAGLLTQDYRKRIDMLDAPKVAQTPEAQAESAAVAYQRRQRYLLEMELRLDSLRIERETLYAERQAHRINDDTLRALVAELDLSEVSLRKRLVVARRALGLPVDEPGH; translated from the coding sequence ATGCATACGGTAGAGATCGTCCTGCTGGTGCTCCTGCTCGGAGCCGTGACCGGGATCGCGGCGCGCTACCTGCGCGCCATTCCGCTGCCGTTGATTCAGATCGGGCTCGGTGCGCTGCTGTCTTGGCCGCAGGACGGCCTGCACATCGCCTTCGATCCAGAGTTGTTTCTGGCGCTGTTCATCCCGCCGTTGCTGTTTGCCGACGGCTGGCGCATCCCCAAACGCGATTTTTTCGCCCTGCAGGCGCCGATCCTGCGCCTGGCGCTGGGGCTGGTACTGTTCACGGTGCTCGGTCTGGGTACGCTGATCCACTGGATCATTCCTGGGATCCCGTTGGGCGTGGCCTTCGCGCTGGCTGCCGTGGTGTCGCCCACCGACGCGGTGGCGGTATCGGCGATCACGCGCAATTTGGGCATGCCGGCGCGCACCATGCACATGCTGCAGGGCGAATCACTGCTGAACGACGCCTCCGGCCTGGTGGCATTGAAGTTCGCGGTGGCCGTGACCCTGACCGGCACCTTCTCCTGGACCGCAGCGGCACAGGAATTCTTGTGGCTGGCGCTCGGCGGTCTGGGGGTGGGCGTGTTGCTGGGCAAAGGTTTCGCCGTGGCGCGCGAGACGGTCACGCGCCGTGTCGGCGACGTCGCTGCCACGCAGATGGTGCTATTGATGGTGCTATTGCCGTTTGCGGCCTACCTGCTGTCCGAGTATATCGGCGTTTCAGGTATCCTGGCCGCAGTGGCTGCTGGTTTCACGACCAGTTACGCCGATCTGCGCCGCAGCAGCTTCATCACCGAACGCATCCAGTCCGAAGGCGTATGGACGGTGATGGAAACAGCTTTCAATGGCGCGGCGTTTCTGCTGCTGGGTCTGCAGCTGCCCTCGATCCTCGGACGCACGCTGGAGGCGGCCGGTGGACAATGGTGGCTGCCGATCGGCCAGGCGCTGGCGATCAGCGGCGGTCTGCTGGGATTGCGTTGGATCTGGCTTTCGCTTGGCGTGCGCAGCAGCCTGTGGCGGGTGCACGAACGCGGACACATGCCTGAGCGGCCCTCGCCATTGCTGACTCTGGCCGCGACGCTGGCTGGCATCCGCGGCGCCGTCACGCTGGCTGGCGCGCTGTCGGTGCCGTTGCTGATGTCCGATGGCACACTTTTCCCGGCGCGCGACCAACTGATCTATCTGGCCACCGGCACGATTCTGTGCACGCTGGTCATCGGTAGCATCGGTCTGCCGCTGGCACTGCGCCGCCTGCCGCCGGCCGGCGAGCCGCTATCGGCACGCGAGGATCGTGAGGCCAGACTTGCAGCCTGCCGGGCGGTGATCGAATTTCTGGCCCGACCCCCGCCGGATGCCCCAGCTGGCGATCCTGCCTGGCGCGTGCAGCATCAGGAGGCGGCAGGGCTATTGACGCAGGATTATCGCAAACGCATCGACATGCTCGATGCTCCGAAAGTGGCGCAGACGCCGGAGGCACAGGCTGAATCGGCTGCGGTGGCATACCAGCGCCGCCAGCGCTACCTGCTCGAGATGGAGTTGCGCCTGGATTCACTGCGTATCGAGCGTGAGACGCTGTATGCTGAACGTCAGGCCCACCGTATCAACGATGACACGCTGCGGGCGCTGGTCGCTGAGCTCGACCTGTCCGAGGTATCGCTGCGCAAGCGCCTGGTAGTCGCGCGCCGCGCGCTCGGTCTGCCGGTGGATGAGCCCGGTCACTGA
- a CDS encoding SDR family oxidoreductase yields the protein MDLSNKTVVVTGAGRGIGRAISLELARHGANIALFDLNTADVEATHAQCERESVRVRDYCVNVAMEDEVSGAMAKVVADFGRLDGLVNNAGIVKDSLLVKVKDGVVTSRMSLDQWNAVISVNLGGAFLCAREAAVHMIEGGNGGVIVNISSISRTGNAGQTNYSAAKAGIESMGVVWAKELARYGIRVGSIAPGFTRTEILASMRPEVLEKLTAPVPLRRLGQPEEIAHAVRFIFENDFFTGRCLDIDGGLRL from the coding sequence ATGGATCTTTCCAACAAGACGGTCGTCGTGACCGGCGCCGGCCGCGGCATCGGCCGGGCTATTTCGCTAGAACTCGCCCGGCATGGCGCAAATATCGCGCTGTTCGATCTGAATACGGCTGATGTCGAGGCAACGCACGCACAATGCGAGCGTGAGTCCGTGCGGGTGCGCGATTATTGCGTGAACGTTGCAATGGAGGATGAGGTGAGCGGTGCGATGGCGAAAGTCGTCGCTGATTTCGGCCGGCTGGATGGCCTGGTGAATAATGCGGGCATCGTCAAAGACAGCCTGCTGGTAAAAGTAAAGGATGGCGTGGTGACGAGTCGCATGTCGCTTGATCAATGGAATGCCGTTATCAGCGTGAACCTAGGTGGCGCATTCCTGTGTGCGCGTGAAGCGGCGGTACATATGATCGAGGGAGGCAATGGAGGTGTAATCGTCAATATTTCCAGCATCTCGCGTACCGGCAATGCGGGCCAGACGAACTATAGTGCGGCCAAGGCCGGTATCGAATCGATGGGTGTAGTGTGGGCGAAGGAGCTGGCGCGCTATGGAATTCGCGTCGGCTCGATTGCACCCGGTTTCACGCGCACGGAGATCCTTGCATCTATGCGTCCTGAAGTGCTGGAGAAGCTCACGGCACCCGTACCGTTGCGGCGCCTCGGACAGCCGGAAGAAATTGCCCATGCTGTACGGTTTATTTTCGAGAATGATTTTTTCACCGGCCGCTGTCTGGACATCGATGGCGGTCTGCGCCTCTGA
- the aqpZ gene encoding aquaporin Z, with amino-acid sequence MFAKLAAEFIGTFWLVLGGCGSAVLAAAFPEVGIGLLGVSLAFGLTVLTGVYALGPISGGHFNPAVSVGLWAGGRFPGSQLILYILAQVAGGVVGAAALYLIASGKADFTLTAGFASNGYGEHSPGGYSLTAALVSEVIMTFMFLVVILGATHRRAPVGFAGLAIGFALTLIHLISIPVTNTSVNPARSTGPALFVGDWAISQLWLFWLAPFIGAMLAGVVYKSLLEGDREEPPITGRMTS; translated from the coding sequence ATGTTTGCGAAACTCGCCGCCGAGTTCATCGGTACGTTCTGGCTCGTGCTTGGAGGGTGCGGCAGCGCCGTGCTCGCAGCCGCTTTCCCGGAAGTCGGCATCGGATTGCTGGGCGTTTCCCTGGCATTCGGACTGACGGTCTTGACCGGAGTCTATGCGTTGGGGCCCATTTCCGGCGGACATTTCAATCCCGCCGTATCGGTGGGTCTGTGGGCGGGAGGGCGCTTCCCCGGCTCCCAGCTGATTCTCTATATCCTTGCACAGGTCGCAGGAGGCGTCGTCGGCGCAGCTGCGCTGTATCTGATCGCAAGCGGAAAGGCGGACTTCACTCTCACGGCTGGATTCGCATCGAACGGATACGGCGAACACTCGCCGGGCGGCTATTCGCTCACAGCTGCGTTGGTCAGCGAAGTCATCATGACGTTCATGTTCCTGGTCGTCATTCTAGGTGCTACGCATCGCCGGGCGCCGGTTGGCTTCGCCGGTCTGGCGATCGGATTTGCCTTGACACTCATTCATCTGATCAGCATTCCAGTGACCAATACCTCGGTGAATCCGGCACGCAGCACCGGTCCCGCGTTGTTCGTCGGCGATTGGGCAATCAGCCAGTTGTGGCTGTTCTGGCTCGCGCCGTTCATCGGGGCCATGTTGGCGGGCGTGGTCTACAAGTCGCTGCTTGAAGGCGATCGTGAAGAGCCGCCGATCACCGGTCGTATGACCTCGTAG
- a CDS encoding DUF488 domain-containing protein has product MTRATSKAACWPDGAIFTVGHSTLPIERFVALLKVYGIEWLVDIRTVPRSRHNPQFNADRLAASLAVEHVEYMPMPALGGLRHTRKDSPNAGWRNKSFRGYADYMQSEAFHDALESLIRLGARKRIAIMCAEAVPWRCHRSLVADALNVRGLPVIEILAENNYRLHKLTPFARIEGTSITYPPDQAALL; this is encoded by the coding sequence GTGACCCGGGCTACATCCAAGGCAGCGTGCTGGCCCGATGGTGCGATTTTCACCGTCGGACACTCGACCCTGCCGATCGAGCGATTCGTCGCCTTGCTGAAGGTGTATGGCATTGAGTGGCTGGTGGATATTCGTACAGTGCCTCGTTCGCGCCACAATCCGCAATTCAACGCCGATCGCTTGGCTGCCAGCCTGGCTGTGGAGCATGTGGAATATATGCCGATGCCGGCGCTCGGGGGCTTGCGGCATACGCGCAAGGACTCGCCGAACGCCGGCTGGCGCAACAAAAGTTTCCGCGGCTATGCCGATTACATGCAGAGCGAAGCGTTTCACGATGCTCTCGAGTCGCTCATTCGATTGGGGGCTCGTAAGCGCATTGCAATCATGTGCGCTGAAGCAGTGCCATGGCGCTGCCACCGTTCACTGGTTGCCGACGCGCTGAACGTGCGCGGCCTACCTGTGATCGAGATCCTGGCGGAGAACAATTATCGGCTGCACAAGTTGACACCGTTCGCGCGAATCGAGGGAACGTCGATCACCTATCCGCCCGACCAGGCGGCCTTGCTCTGA